CGCCGCCATGCGGAAGCAGGCGGCGAGTTCCTCCTTGGCCTGCCGCACCTCGGGACCGGCGAGGTCGGGCTGGTTGAGGCCGCTCGGGATCCGCTCGGCCGTCGGCGCGCCCAGTGCGTGAGCCATGATGTTCTCGTCTCCCTCGCGAGGTCGGCCGATCCTGGCAAAAGCCGGTCCCGCTTGTCCACCGCGCAGCGCGCCTGGAGCATTTTCCGACGAAGTGGATGCCGGTTCGTCGCAGAAATTGCGGCGAAATCGAAGAGCTGGGGAAGCTTCGCGATCGCAGCGCGATCGTGAAGCTTCTCTAGCGCAGGTGTTCCAGCAGGGCGGGGGTGGCGTAGCCGTCCGCCGGCAATCCGGCGGCGATCTGGTAGCGCCGCACCGCCTCGCGCAACTTCGGCCCCGCGCGCCCGTCGAAGGGGCCGTCGTAGTGCCCCCGGGCGGCGAGCCCGCGCTGGAGCGCGGTGAGCCCGGCCTGGTCGAGGCGCGGGCCGGCCGGCCAGGGGGCGGCGAGGGGAGGGCCCCCGGCGATCCGGTCGGAGAAGTGGCCGACCGCCAGCGCGTAGGAATCCGAGGTGTTGTAGGCCCGGATCGCCTCGAAATTCGCCGTGATCAGGAAGGCCGGCCCGCCGGCGCCGCCGGGGAGGAACAGGCTCGCCTCGCCGGCCTCCGGCAGGGGGGCGCCGTCGATCGCCCGCACCCCGCGCCGGGCGAAATCGGAGAACGGGCCGCGGTAGCGCGCCAGATCGAACCCCGCCGGCAGGGCGACGGCGACGCCCCAGGGCAGCTCGCGCCGCCAGCCGGCCTGATGGAGGAAGCTCGCGATCGAGGCGAGCGCGTCCGGCGCCGAATCCCAGATGTCGCGCCGGCCGTCGCCGTCGAAATCGACCGCCGCGCGCAAGTAGGCCGAGGGCAGGAACTGCGTCTGCCCCATCGCGCCGGCCCAGGAGCCGCGCATCCGCTCGGGGCTCACGTCGTGGTGCTCGAGGATCTCGAGCGCCGCCAGCAATTCGTCGCGAAACAGCTCGCCGCGGTGGCGCGCCTCGGCCAGGGTGGCGAGCGCGCGGACCACCGGCACCGTGCCGGCGCTGGCGCCGAAATCCGACTCGATGCCCCAGAAGGCGAGCAGCACCGGCCCGGGCACGCCGTAGGCCGCCTCGATCCGCGCCAGGGCCTCGGCGCGGCGCGCGGCCTCCGCCCGCCCGCGGGCGATGCGGCCCGCCGACACGGCGCCGGTCAGGTACTCCCAGACCGGCCGGCCGAACTCGCCCTGGCGGCGCAGGCGCGCCAGCACCCCCGGGTCCGGCGTCACGCCCCGGAACGCGGCGTCGAAGGTCGCGCGCGAGACCTTGCGCGCCTGCGCGGCCGGCCACAGCTCCTCGACGAAGGCGCGGAAGTCGCCGGCGCCGACGGGCGCGGCGAGGACCGGGATGGCGGCGAGCGCCAGGACGAGGCGCAGGGCCGCCGTGCGGGAGCGAGCCCGGGACGGAGACATCGTCAGATCCGGTTGCGCCGGCCGAGCGCCTCTTCCCAGGCGAGCGCCTGGGTCACGATCCCGCGCAGGTCGTCGTGCTGCGGCACCCAGCCGAGCTCGGCCCGGATCCGGTCGGCCCCGGCGATGATCCGCGACGGGTCGCCGGCCCGGCGCGGCGAGAGCGTGACCGGAAAGTCGACGCCGGAGACCGACTTCACCACGTCGATCACCTCCAGCACCGAGTAGCCGCGGCCGTAGCCGCAATTGAGCGTCAGGCTCTCGCCCCCACCCCGCAGGTGGTTGAGCGCCGCGAGATGGGCCGCCGCGAGGTCCGAGACCTGGATGTAGTCGCGCAGGCACGAGCCGTCCGGCGTCGGATAGTCGGTGCCGAACACCTCCAGGTGGCTCCGCTTGCCGAGGGCGGCCTGGGTCGCGACCTTGAGGAGGTGGGTGGCGTTGGGGGTCGACTGGCCCGAGCGCCCGCGCGGATCGGCGCCCGCCACGTTGAAGTAGCGCAAGGCCACGTAGCTGATGCCGTGGGCGCGGGCGGCGTCCTCCAGCATCCACTCGGTCATCAGCTTCGAGCGGCCATAGGGATTGATCGGGTTCGGGGAGAGGTCCTCGGGCACCGGCACCACGGCCGGCTCGCCGTAGACCGCCGCGGTCGAGGAGAAGATCACGTGGCGCACGCCGGCGCCGATCGCCGCCTCGATCAGCGCCCGCGACTTCACCGTGTTGGCGAGGTAGTAGCCCAGCGGATCCGAGACCGAATCCGGCACCACGATCTTGGCGGCGAAGTGGGCGAGCGCGTCGATCCCGTGCCGGCGGATCGTCTCGGCGACCAGGGCCTGGTCGGCCACGTCGCCGCGCACCAGCGTGACTTCCGGCGGCAGCGCCCAGTCGAACCCGGTCGAGAGATCGTCGAGGACCACGACCTCGTCGTGCCCGGCATCGATCAGGGCCAGCACCATGTGGCTGCCGATGTAGCCGGCGCCCCCCGTGACAAGTACCGCCATCCCGCGCGCTCCCCGGCCTGAGACGGGTTGATCCATACCCCGCAATGCTTCAGCGTCAATTAAGCTGTCCGGTGGCAAGGCAGCACGGAGGGAGGAGGTCGGCCGGGCGCGTGCGCCCGGGTGCGCCCGTTCCCGCCGGGCGGTCCGGCAGCTCCCGATGTGTTCACTGGATCTCGCACGATGAAACGCATTCGCAAAGCCGTCCTCCCGGTCGCGGGCCTCGGCACCCGTTTCCTGCCGGCGACCAAGGCGGTGCCCAAGGAGATGCTGACGGTCGTCGATCGCCCGGTGGTCCAGCACGTCGTCGACGAGGCGCGGGAAGCCGGCATCGAGCACTTCATCTTCGTCACCGGCCGCGGCAAGGCGGTGATCGAGGACCATTTCGACATGTCCTACGAGCTCGACCGCACCCTGCAGGAGCGCGGCAAGACCGAGGCGTACGAGGCCCTGAAGAAGGACCTGCCCGCCGCCGGCCAGACCAGCTTCACCCGCCAGCAGGAGCCGCTGGGCCTCGGCCACGCGGTGTGGTGCGCCCGCGAGATCGTCGGCGACGAGCCCTTCGCGGTGATCCTGCCCGACATGCTCAGCCGCGGCAGCATGGTGCAGATGCTCGACGCCTACGAGAAGCACGGCGGCAACATCATCGCGGTCGAGGAGGTCGCCCCCGACCAGACCCACCAGTACGGCATCGTCAGCGTCGGCCAGGAGTTCGGCGAGACCTTCGAGATCACCGGCATGGTGGAGAAGCCGCCGAAGGGCACCGCGCCGTCGAACTACATCATCTCGGGCCGCTACATCCTGCAGCCGGAGATCTTCTCGATCCTGGAGCGCGGCGAGCGCGGCGCGGGGGGCGAGATCCAGCTCACCGACGGCATGAAGCGCCTGGCGGAGACGCAGAAGTTCTACGGCATGCACTACCGCGGCAAGACCTACGACACCGGCTCGAAGCTCGGCTTCCTGGTCGCCAACCTCGCCTACGGCCTGGAGCGGCCGGAGCTGCGCGACGCGCTCAAGCAGGAGATCGAGGCGCTGCTGACGAAGGGCTGAGCCGTCGGCGAGCCAGGCCGGGCCGAGCGCACGCGCCCGGCCCGGGCACCTGCGGGCGACAGTCGTGCCGTGCAAATCAGGACGATAATCCTGAACCGACGGAGATCCGGCCCGCGGTCCGACTCTCCGCGCAACCCCGGGACTGGCCTTCGCCCGCGATCTCTGTTGCCGGTCATCGGCCGCTAACCTATGGTCAAGTGACCCAGAGGCACAGCGAGTCGGCGACGCCAGACATGTCCCAGTCCAGGAACGACGAGAGGAGGGTCGCGGCCCTCGACAGGACCGGCCTCTTGTCGGCCCGCTCGGACGAGACGTTCCTGAGCCTGGTCGGCGTCGCCGCCGATGCGTTCGGTGCCCCGATCGCCACTATCTCGCTGATCGATGCCGAGCGGCAATTCTACTTCGAGAAGGTCGGGATCACGGTCGCCTCGAGCGAGCGCTGCACCTCGTTCTGCACCCGGACCATCGAGGGGGACGGGATCGCGGTGATCCTCGACGCGGCGCAGGATCCGCACTGGTGCGACAACCCGATGGTCACCGGCGCGCCCTACATCCGGTTCTACGCCGGGGTGCCGCTGCGGATCGACGGGCATGCCATCGGCACCTTCTGCCTCATCGACACCGCACCGCGCGCAGGCTTCTCCGAGGGGGAGTGCCGGCGCCTCGAGCGCTACGCCGCCATCGCCCTCGAGATGCTGGAGTTGCGGGCCCGGCACGCCAACCGGGACAGCGCGCGGATGCGCTTCCGGCACATGGCCGAGACCAGCCCGGACGCGATGATCGTCTACGACGCGGAGGGCGGCATCCTGCACTGGAACGGCAGTGCCGAGCGCCTGTTCGGCCACGACGCCGCCGCGGCCCTGCGCCTCGGCGTCGCCGACCTCACGGCCGGCCAGGACGACCGCGCGCCGTGGTTCGACGACGCCCCGGGGGCGATCCGGGAGGCCGAGATCCGCCTGCGCGACGGCTCGGCCCGGGCGGTGGAGGTCGCGCTGTCGCGCTGGAGCGAGGGCGGCGAGACGATCCGCGGCGCGGTCCTGCGCGACACCTCGCAGCGTCGCGAGCGCGAGGCGGCGCTGCACGCGCTCGCCCATCGCGACGCCCTGACGGGCCTTGCCAACCGGGCGCTCATGCGCCTGCGCCTCGAGGCGATGCTGGCCGCCGGGCCGGTGGCGGTCCTCCTCGTCGACCTCGACGGCTTCAAGGACGTCAACGACACGGTGGGCCACGCGGCCGGCGACGAGGTGCTGAAGGAGGCGGCGGCAAGGCTCCTCGCCTGCCTGCGCGACAGCGACGTCGTCGCCCGCATCGGCGGGGACGAGTTCGTGGTCGCGCTCCCCGGCTGCGGCGATCCTTCGGCCGGCGGGGACGTGGCCGACCGCATCGTCGCGGCGATGGCGGAACCGTTCCCGGTGCAGGAGCGCAGCGTGCGGATCGGGGCGAGCGTCGGCCTCGCGCTGGCGCCGGCCCAGGCCGAGAGCATCGACGAGCTGCTCTTCTGCGCCGACCTCGCGGTCTACAAGGCCAAGGCCGACGGCCGCCACCGGCACCGGCTCTACACGCCGTCCCTGCGGGCCGCGGTGTCGGACCGGCAGCGCTTCGTCCACGAATTCCCCCGCGCCCTCGCGCAGGAGGAGTTCGTGCTGCACTACCAGCCGCAGATCCGCCTGCGGGACGGCGCCCTCGTCGGCGCCGAGGCGCTGATCCGCTGGCGGCACCCGGAGCACGGCCTCCTCGAGCCGCCCGCCTTCCTGCCCGCCCTCCTGGCGAGCCGGCACGCGGTGGCGGTCAACGACTGGGTGCTGCGCACGGCCTGCCGGCAGGCGGCCGCCTGGCTGCCGCGGGCCGGGCCGCATTTCCGCATGGGGGTGAATGCCTGCGCGACCCGCCTGCATTCCGGCGAGATCGCCGGGGTGGCGACGGCGATCCTGGCCGAGACCGGGCTCGCGCCCGGGAGCCTCGAGCTCGAGATCACCGAGGCCGTCGTGCTCGCCCACGAGGCCGCGACCACCGCGGCCCTGCACGCCCTGCGCGCGCGCGGCATCGGCATCGCCTTCGACGATTTCGGCACCGGCTACGCCTCGCTGAGCCTGCTCGACGAGGTCCCGGTCACCCGGCTGAAGATCGACCGCTCCTTCGTGCGCAAGATGAACGACACGCCCGACGTGCCGGTGATCCGGGCGATCCTGCAACTCGCCGAGGGCTTCGGCCTCGACGTGGTCGCGGAAGGCATCGAGACCGAGGACCAGCTCCGCCGCCTGCGCCGGAAGGGCTGCGCCGAGGGCCAGGGCTACCTCTTCAGCCCGCCGGTGGAGCCCGAGGCCTTCGCGGCGCGCTTCCTCCCGGAGACGGTACCGGCGCCGTAACGGGGCTACTCGTCGTCGAACCAGTTGCGCCCCGGCTCGATGCAGCGATAGCCGACGAGGCAGTCCGGCGTGTCGCGGGTCGGCACGAAGGCGTTCCTGGTGACCTGCGTCGGCTCGCAGAAGCTGCGGTCGCGCACGAAGCGGTCGTAGGTGTAGCCGCCGGTGCCCAGCACCGCCGCGCCCCGCGCGGCGAGCAGGCTCCGCGCCTGGCCGCAGGTCATGGCGAGGGTCGAGGGGCGGCCTTGGGCGAGGGCGGCGGTGGAGGTCGTCGCGAAGGCGCAGAAAGCCCCGACGGTGGACGTAACGAGAAGGGTCGCTGACCCGAGCTTTCGACGATCGGCAGACACGGAGGCGCTCCCGGTTTCGGCAGGCCTGTCCGCAGACGCACGAGGCGCGGGATCCGCTCTCCCAGACGGGAGAGGGGAGACCCGCGCCTTGTCTTTCCCGGGCGATCCTGCGGTGTCGAGCGCGGCCAACGCGCAGGAGCCGGACCCGGATCCGCCGCCCCTACTGCGTCAATTGCCCCACGCTCAGGATCGCCCCCATCACCGAGATGATCAGCCCGCCGATCAGCCCGCCGATCGCCACCGTGACCAGGGGAGTGAGCAGGGCGAGCAGGCGGTCGATGCGCTGGCGGGTCTCGGTCTCGTGCATCTCGGCGGCATGCAGCAGCACGCTGCCGAGGCGGTTCACCTGCTCGCCGCTGGCGATCAGGTTCAGGGTCGAGGCGGCGTAGGGCTTGAGCGTGGACAGGCCCGAGGCGAGGCTGCCGCCCTCGGAGAGCCGCCGCCCGGCCTCGTCGAGGGCGCGGCGGAAGACCCGGTTGCCGGCGAGCGGGCGCGTCGCCGCCACCGCGTCCGGGATCGGCACCTCGGCGACGAGCAGCGTGCCGAGCACCCGGCAGAACCGGCCGCACTCGATGCCGACCACGATCTCGCGCACCAGCGGCAGGCGCAGCGCCAGCCGCGCCCGCGTGCCCGCGAAGGCCGGCAGCCGCCAGGCGCGGGCGAGGCCGAGACCCGAGAGCGCCAGACCGCCGACGAGGATCGGCCAGGAGGCCGAGAGCGTGTCGCCGAGCCAGGAGGCGGCGCGGATCGCGAAGGGCGGCGCCTGGCCGGTGCCCTCGAAAAGGGGGCTGAGCGCCGGCACCAGCACGCCGACGATCATCGCCACGGTGCCGATCGCCATCGCGACGAGCAAAGCCGGGTAGATCATCGCCGAGACGAGGTGGCGCCGGACCGCGTCGCGGCGCTCGATCGAGGCGGTGAGCGAGCCGACGACGTCGACGAGGGTGCCGGTCGCCTCGCCGGCCCGCACGATGTCGACCATGTCGCGCGGGAAGGCCTGCGGGTGGGCCGCCATCGCCCGCGACAGCGAGGCGCCGGCCACCACCCGCTCGAGCAGGTCGGCGAGCACCGGCTTCAGGGCCGGCCCGGCCTGGCGCTCGACGAGGCGCAACGCCCGGTCGACGGTGAGCCCGGCACCGACGAGGGTGCCGAACTCGCGCAGGAAGGCGACCCGGGCGGCGTCGTTGACCCGGTCGCGCCCGAACAGGTCGCGGCGCCAGAACGGCGCCGGCCCGGTGCTCGCCGGCTCGATCTCGTAGACCTGGAGCCCGTCGGTGCGGAGCAGCGCCACCGCGCGCTGGCGCGTCTCGGCCTCGATCTTGCCGGCGCGGGAGCGCCCGTCCCCCGCATAGGCCTTGTAGGCGAAGTGCGGCATGTCAGAGCGTCCCTTCCAGCACCCGCCCGACCTCGTCGAGCGTCGTGTCGCCGTCGAGCACCCGCGCCCTCGCGCTGTCGGCAAGCGTCGCCATGCCGGCGGCCCGCGCCCGGGCGGTCAGGGTCTGCTCGTCGGCGCGACTGGCGATCAGCCCGCGCAATCCTTCGTCGAGGGTCATGATCTCGGAGGCGACCATGCGGCCGCGATACCCGGTGCCGTTGCAGGCCGGGCAGCCGCGGGCGCGCTTGAGGCTCAAGGGGGCGTCTGCCGGCAAGGGGGCGTCCGCCGGCAAGGGGGCGTCCGCCGGGATGCCGAGGCGCAGGCGCTCCTGCGGGCTCGCCGGGGTCGGTTCCGCGCACGATCCGCACAGGCGCCGCACCAGGCGCTGGGCGACCACGCCGTTGAGGGTCGCGGCGATGAGGTAGGGCTCGATGCCCATGTCCATCAGCCGGGTCACGGTCGCGGGAGCGGAATTGGTGTGGAGCGTCGAGACGACGAGGTGGCCGGTCAGCGCCGCCTGCACGGCGATGCGGGCGGTCTCGCCGTCGCGGATCTCGCCGACCATCACCACGTCCGGGTCCTGGCGCAGGATCGAGCGGAGTGCTGCCGCGAAGTCGAGGCCGATCCCCGGATGGGCCTGGACCTGGTTGACCCCCGCCATCCGGTACTCGACCGGATCCTCGACGGTGACGACCTTCAGGTGCGGGCCGTTGATCCGGCGCAAGGCCGCGTAGAGCGTCGTGGTCTTGCCCGATCCGGTCGGGCCGGTGACGAGGACGAGGCCGTTCGGCCGGCTCGTCATCGCGGCGATCTCCTGGATCGCGGCGTCGTCGAAGCCGAGTGCGGAAAAATCCTCGACCCGGCGCGAGCCGTCGAAGACGCGCAGCACCACGCTCTCGCCGTGCGCCGTCGGCAGGGTCGAGACGCGGATGTCGACGTCCTGGCCGCGGTCGGGGGCCTGCATGCGCCCGTCCTGGGGCAGGCGGCGCTCGGCGATGTTGAGGCCGGCCTGGATCTTGATGCGGGTGGTGAGCGCGAGCTGGACCGACTTCGCCAGCCGCTCGGACTCGACGAGCACGCCGTCGACCCGGTAGCGCACCCGCATGTCGGCCTCCTCCGCCTCGAGGTGGATGTCGGAGGCCGAGAGCTCGAACGCCTTGCGCACCAGGCGGGCGGCCAGCCGCACGATCGGTGCCTGGCTCGCCACGTCGGCGAGCCGCGCGAGGTCGTCGTCGCCCGCGCCGTCGCCCTCCTCCGCCACGTCGCCGTAGATGGCGCGGTGCGCCCGCTCGAAGCTGCCCGGTCCGATGAGGCAGGGCGCGACCGCGCGGTCGACGAGGTGCTCCAGCGCCCGGGTGGTCTCGGGCTCGAACGGATCGACGAGCGCCACGACGAGGCGGTCGGGCTCGGCCGACAGCGGCAGCACCCGGGCGCGGGCGCAGTAATCGGGCGTCAGCGCCTCGGGCAGGACCGGCTCGCCCGGCAGATCCTCCTGGCGCAGGATCGGCAGGCCCGTCGCCTCCGAGAGCGCCGTGACCAGGGTCGCCTCGTGGACGAGGCCGAGCTCGGTGAGCAGCAGGGGCAGCGGGCGCCGGCCGGGCCCGTCGAGGGCGGCGAGCGCCCGCTCGTGGCCGGCGGCGTCGAGCACCTCGCTCTCGGCGAGGTGCGCCACAAAGGCGCGCAGGTCCTCGGCCCGGCCGCGGGCCGCGTCGCGCCGGTCGATCCGCGCCCGCCGCGGCCGGCTCTTCGCCCCCCAGATGCTCAGCATCGCCTGTCCTAGAGAAACCGGTTTCGAAACCCGTGTCCGACGCGGGGACCGGACCCATTCTCGCGCCGCGTCCTTAAGCGGACGGAAATGTCGCTACGTTAGACCGGTCCCGACGCACACAGCGACGCCGGAGCCCACCCCTTTTGCGCGCGCCCTCCGCCCTGTCCGCGATCGAGGCCTCGTTCCGCCAGGGCCTCGACGCCGCCTCGCACCTCCTCGGCTTCACCGAGCCCCGCACCGACCGCGCGGCGGCGCTCCTGACCCTGCGGCTCGGGCCGCCGGGCGATCCCGGCCTGACGCTCATCGACCGGCGCGACGGGCCGGACCGGACCTACCGCCTCGACCTCGCGGCCGACGACCTCGCCGAGCGGCTCGCCGCGATCCGGGGCGGCCGCACCGGCGGCGGCGCGAAGATCCTGGTCGATCCCGCCGCCTGCTTCGTCCGCACCCTGGATCTCCCGAGCGCGGCGCTGCCGCGGATGCGCGCGGTGCTGGCGCAGGAGCTCGAGGCCGCGACGCCGTTCCGCGCCGACCAGGTGTTCAGCGACTGGTACGTCGAGGGCGAGGACGTCGAGACCCGCACCCTGCGGGTGCGCCACGTCGTGCTCAAGCGCGCCCGCCTGGCGCCGCTGCTCGCGGCCCTGGCCGGGGCGGGCCTCGGCGCGAGCGTCGTCGCGGTCGGCCCGTCCGAGGACCGGACGATGCCGGTCGACCTCCTGTCGAGCGGGCACCGCGCCCTGCCGGGGCTGCTGCAGGGCTCGGGCAACCTCGTGCTCGCGGCGGCGACATTCCTGTTCCTGCTCGGCGCCTTCCTGGCCTTGCGCCAGCACCAGGCGGCGACGCTCCAGGCCCTCGACGACGCCTTCGCGGCGGCGCGCCGGGCGGCGTCCTCAGGTTCGCCACCCGCGGTTCAGGGAGGCGCCGCCGCGATCCTCGCCGAGCGCGGGCCCGCGGTGGCGCGGACCTGGGACGCGGTCGCGGCGGCCCTGCCGCCGACGGCCTCGGCACAGGTGCTGCGCCTGACCGGGGCGGGACTCGAACTGACGCTGCTGGCGCCCGACCCGCAGGCCGTGCTGACGGCGCTGGCGCACCTGCCGGGCTTCGGCGTGCCGGAGCTGCGCCAAGCTTCCCCGGCCGAGGGCGGCCGCCAGCGCCTCGTCGTGGCGCTGCCGCGCCGCGCCGCCGGGGACCGGCCGTGAGGGCGCCGGCGATCGACGGCCGGGCGTTGATCCTCGGCCTCGCCGGCCTCGCGCTCGCCGTCGCCCTGGCGGCCGGGCCGGTGCTCGACGCGCTGGGCGCGGCGGACGACATCGCGGCGGCCCGCGACCGCCTGGTCCGGGCGCAGGCCGCCGCCGCCGCGCCCCCGGTGCCGGCGCCGCTCAGCGCTCCGGACGAGGCCGGCCTCGTCCTCGCCTTCCGGGCCCGCCTCGACGCGCTCGCCGCCGAGCGAGTCGTGGCGGTCGACGGGGCCGGGCTCCAGCCCGACCCGGCGCGCCCGACCCTGCCGCGCCTCTCGGCCTCCTTGCGCGGCACCGCCGAGGGCCTGCACGGCCTCGTGCAGGCCCTGGAGACGGAGCCTCCCCTGATCGTGCCGGAGGAGGCCGAGCTCAGCGTCGAGCGCCCGGCCGACCCGGAGATCGGCCGCGCGACGGTGATGCGCCTCAACCTCACGGCGCGCGGCGTGCTCCTGCCCGCCCCGCCCGGCGCGAGCGCACCGTGAGACGGCTCGCCCCCTCCTCGCGCGCCGCCCTGGCGGCGACCGGGCGCGGGCCGCGCGCGGCCTGCGCCGTCGCGGCGTGCCTGATGCTCGCCGGCGTCGCCTGGCCGGTCGATGGCGGGCCCGCCACCCCGCCGCGCCGGGCCGCCGCGTCCCCGCCGCCGGCGGACGGGACCGCGCTCGCGCGCCCGCTCTTCGATCCCGACCGGCGCCCCTGGACCGCGCGCGGCCCGCGCGACATCCTCGCCGGCGACCCGGTCCGGCCGGTCCTCACCGTGCGGGGCATCCTGCTCGACGGTCCGGTCGCCCGGGCGCTCATCGACGACGGCAGCGGTACCCAGGCCTGGCTCGCCCGCGGCGAGGGGAGGGGGGATTGGCGGATCGCGGAGGTCGGGCGCGACCAGGTCACCCTGGTCCAGGGCGAGCGCCGCTACGTCGCGTCGTTCCTCGGCGCGCCGACGACCCTGCGGCCGGTGGGGGCGAGGCCGGTGCCGGAGGCGGGGCCGGCGTTGCGGCGGTGAGGGCGGGGGCGATGGCGGGCCCGGCCGACGCAGCCGAACCAGGCGCCTGAACCCTCTCCCCTCTCTGCGGGGCGGGTTCAGGGTGGCGCGTTCCCCCTAATCCAGCATCCGCCGCAGGATCCCCTGCGGGCCTTCGTGGGCGGCCGGCAGGGGCGCGGGCGGCAGGACCGGGCGCACCGGCATCATCGCGCGGAACTGCTGGCGGAAATCCTCGGCGATGCGGTCGGCCTCGACGGTGCCGCGAATCACCCGGGGGCGGATGAACACCAGGAGCTCGGTGCGCACCCGCTGGTCGATCCGGTTGCGGAAGGCCGGGCCGATCACCGGCAGGTCGCTCAGCACCGGCAGGTTCTCGTTGGTGATCTGCGCCTTCTCCTGCACCATGCCGCCGATCGCCAGGCTGTGGCCGTCGCTCACCGCGACGCTGGTCGCGACCCGGCGCTGGCGGATCGTCGGCGAGTCGATCGCCGAGGTCGTGGTCGGCACGACGTCGCTGACCTCCTGGTTGATGTCGAGCACGACGAGGCCGTTCTTGTTCACCCGCGGCGTGACCGAGAGGATCACGCCGGTATCCTTCATCTCGATCTGGTTGAGGATCGGCGCGCCGGCGGTGAGCGCGCTCTGCCCGGACTGCTTGATGATCGGCACCTGGTCGCCGACCTGGAGCTTGGCGGTGCGGTTGTCGAGCACCGTGATGTTGGGCGACGAGATGACGTTGACCCGGGTCACGCCCTGCAGCGCGTTGAGCACCACGTTGAAGTCGGCGGCGTTGAGCA
The sequence above is drawn from the Methylobacterium terrae genome and encodes:
- a CDS encoding lytic murein transglycosylase; translation: MSPSRARSRTAALRLVLALAAIPVLAAPVGAGDFRAFVEELWPAAQARKVSRATFDAAFRGVTPDPGVLARLRRQGEFGRPVWEYLTGAVSAGRIARGRAEAARRAEALARIEAAYGVPGPVLLAFWGIESDFGASAGTVPVVRALATLAEARHRGELFRDELLAALEILEHHDVSPERMRGSWAGAMGQTQFLPSAYLRAAVDFDGDGRRDIWDSAPDALASIASFLHQAGWRRELPWGVAVALPAGFDLARYRGPFSDFARRGVRAIDGAPLPEAGEASLFLPGGAGGPAFLITANFEAIRAYNTSDSYALAVGHFSDRIAGGPPLAAPWPAGPRLDQAGLTALQRGLAARGHYDGPFDGRAGPKLREAVRRYQIAAGLPADGYATPALLEHLR
- the galE gene encoding UDP-glucose 4-epimerase GalE, with amino-acid sequence MAVLVTGGAGYIGSHMVLALIDAGHDEVVVLDDLSTGFDWALPPEVTLVRGDVADQALVAETIRRHGIDALAHFAAKIVVPDSVSDPLGYYLANTVKSRALIEAAIGAGVRHVIFSSTAAVYGEPAVVPVPEDLSPNPINPYGRSKLMTEWMLEDAARAHGISYVALRYFNVAGADPRGRSGQSTPNATHLLKVATQAALGKRSHLEVFGTDYPTPDGSCLRDYIQVSDLAAAHLAALNHLRGGGESLTLNCGYGRGYSVLEVIDVVKSVSGVDFPVTLSPRRAGDPSRIIAGADRIRAELGWVPQHDDLRGIVTQALAWEEALGRRNRI
- the galU gene encoding UTP--glucose-1-phosphate uridylyltransferase GalU: MKRIRKAVLPVAGLGTRFLPATKAVPKEMLTVVDRPVVQHVVDEAREAGIEHFIFVTGRGKAVIEDHFDMSYELDRTLQERGKTEAYEALKKDLPAAGQTSFTRQQEPLGLGHAVWCAREIVGDEPFAVILPDMLSRGSMVQMLDAYEKHGGNIIAVEEVAPDQTHQYGIVSVGQEFGETFEITGMVEKPPKGTAPSNYIISGRYILQPEIFSILERGERGAGGEIQLTDGMKRLAETQKFYGMHYRGKTYDTGSKLGFLVANLAYGLERPELRDALKQEIEALLTKG
- a CDS encoding putative bifunctional diguanylate cyclase/phosphodiesterase, translating into MSQSRNDERRVAALDRTGLLSARSDETFLSLVGVAADAFGAPIATISLIDAERQFYFEKVGITVASSERCTSFCTRTIEGDGIAVILDAAQDPHWCDNPMVTGAPYIRFYAGVPLRIDGHAIGTFCLIDTAPRAGFSEGECRRLERYAAIALEMLELRARHANRDSARMRFRHMAETSPDAMIVYDAEGGILHWNGSAERLFGHDAAAALRLGVADLTAGQDDRAPWFDDAPGAIREAEIRLRDGSARAVEVALSRWSEGGETIRGAVLRDTSQRREREAALHALAHRDALTGLANRALMRLRLEAMLAAGPVAVLLVDLDGFKDVNDTVGHAAGDEVLKEAAARLLACLRDSDVVARIGGDEFVVALPGCGDPSAGGDVADRIVAAMAEPFPVQERSVRIGASVGLALAPAQAESIDELLFCADLAVYKAKADGRHRHRLYTPSLRAAVSDRQRFVHEFPRALAQEEFVLHYQPQIRLRDGALVGAEALIRWRHPEHGLLEPPAFLPALLASRHAVAVNDWVLRTACRQAAAWLPRAGPHFRMGVNACATRLHSGEIAGVATAILAETGLAPGSLELEITEAVVLAHEAATTAALHALRARGIGIAFDDFGTGYASLSLLDEVPVTRLKIDRSFVRKMNDTPDVPVIRAILQLAEGFGLDVVAEGIETEDQLRRLRRKGCAEGQGYLFSPPVEPEAFAARFLPETVPAP
- a CDS encoding type II secretion system F family protein, which produces MPHFAYKAYAGDGRSRAGKIEAETRQRAVALLRTDGLQVYEIEPASTGPAPFWRRDLFGRDRVNDAARVAFLREFGTLVGAGLTVDRALRLVERQAGPALKPVLADLLERVVAGASLSRAMAAHPQAFPRDMVDIVRAGEATGTLVDVVGSLTASIERRDAVRRHLVSAMIYPALLVAMAIGTVAMIVGVLVPALSPLFEGTGQAPPFAIRAASWLGDTLSASWPILVGGLALSGLGLARAWRLPAFAGTRARLALRLPLVREIVVGIECGRFCRVLGTLLVAEVPIPDAVAATRPLAGNRVFRRALDEAGRRLSEGGSLASGLSTLKPYAASTLNLIASGEQVNRLGSVLLHAAEMHETETRQRIDRLLALLTPLVTVAIGGLIGGLIISVMGAILSVGQLTQ
- a CDS encoding GspE/PulE family protein, translating into MLSIWGAKSRPRRARIDRRDAARGRAEDLRAFVAHLAESEVLDAAGHERALAALDGPGRRPLPLLLTELGLVHEATLVTALSEATGLPILRQEDLPGEPVLPEALTPDYCARARVLPLSAEPDRLVVALVDPFEPETTRALEHLVDRAVAPCLIGPGSFERAHRAIYGDVAEEGDGAGDDDLARLADVASQAPIVRLAARLVRKAFELSASDIHLEAEEADMRVRYRVDGVLVESERLAKSVQLALTTRIKIQAGLNIAERRLPQDGRMQAPDRGQDVDIRVSTLPTAHGESVVLRVFDGSRRVEDFSALGFDDAAIQEIAAMTSRPNGLVLVTGPTGSGKTTTLYAALRRINGPHLKVVTVEDPVEYRMAGVNQVQAHPGIGLDFAAALRSILRQDPDVVMVGEIRDGETARIAVQAALTGHLVVSTLHTNSAPATVTRLMDMGIEPYLIAATLNGVVAQRLVRRLCGSCAEPTPASPQERLRLGIPADAPLPADAPLPADAPLSLKRARGCPACNGTGYRGRMVASEIMTLDEGLRGLIASRADEQTLTARARAAGMATLADSARARVLDGDTTLDEVGRVLEGTL